Proteins found in one Ptychodera flava strain L36383 chromosome 3, AS_Pfla_20210202, whole genome shotgun sequence genomic segment:
- the LOC139129874 gene encoding uncharacterized protein isoform X1 — MAEGAVNNAYTAEEQERRDARTPPPSYPGTPSNFERKMQQQQQQDEEKKEVPPQTAPPSYVHETPITEKTGPPQTFVEVPISVVPGTVQYVDPYKIQFPQGQQGTVIDSKDSQSTPTKKRKPTCADVVGLIVAIAACVMFFPLGIPAFVLSCLAINHRRNHRVQKASKYTKISLGLAITGICLFIIIVATYGAWGHHVNDDCESENNCTSGGNSFPPWKSSSSENKAGEAPGDGDASDSRDQDNTAHEVEDDDDMNV, encoded by the exons ATGGCTGAAGGAGCTGTGAACAACG CCTACACGGCTGAGGAGCAGGAAAGGCGGGATGCCAGAACTCCCCCACCGTCATATCCTGGAACTCCCAGCAACTTTGAACGCAAGATgcagcaacagcagcagcaggaCGAGGAGAAGAAAGAGGTGCCGCCTCAAACAGCGCCACCATCATACGTACATGAGACTCCGATCACTGAGAAGACAGGTCCTCCGCAGACGTTCGTGGAAGTGCCGATATCCGTGGTACCTGGTACCGTTCAGTATGTCGATCCCTACAAG ATTCAGTTTCCACAGGGTCAGCAAGGCACGGTGATTGACAGCAAGGACAGCCAATCGACGCCCACCAAGAAACGCAAGCCGACATGCGCAGACGTCGTTGGCCTCATCGTGGCGATAGCTGCCTGCGTCATGTTTTTCCCGCTCGGAATACCGGCCTTTGTGCTGTCATGCTTG GCTATCAATCACAGACGAAACCACCGTGTCCAGAAGGCAAGCAAGTACACCAAGATATCTCTGGGTTTGGCCATCACCGGCATCTGTctcttcatcatcatcgtcgccACCTACGGCGCCTGGGGACATCACGTCAACGACGACTGCGAGTCTGAGAATAACTGCACCTCGGGAGGTAACAGCTTCCCGCCATGGAAGTCGAGCTCCAGCGAAAACAAGGCCGGCGAAGCTCCCGGCGACGGCGACGCCTCCGACAGCCGTGACCAGGACAACACCGCCCACGAGGTCGAAGACGATGACGACATGAACGTATAA
- the LOC139129874 gene encoding uncharacterized protein isoform X2, translating to MAEGAVNNAYTAEEQERRDARTPPPSYPGTPSNFERKMQQQQQQDEEKKEVPPQTAPPSYVHETPITEKTGPPQTFVEVPISVVPGTVQYVDPYKGQQGTVIDSKDSQSTPTKKRKPTCADVVGLIVAIAACVMFFPLGIPAFVLSCLAINHRRNHRVQKASKYTKISLGLAITGICLFIIIVATYGAWGHHVNDDCESENNCTSGGNSFPPWKSSSSENKAGEAPGDGDASDSRDQDNTAHEVEDDDDMNV from the exons ATGGCTGAAGGAGCTGTGAACAACG CCTACACGGCTGAGGAGCAGGAAAGGCGGGATGCCAGAACTCCCCCACCGTCATATCCTGGAACTCCCAGCAACTTTGAACGCAAGATgcagcaacagcagcagcaggaCGAGGAGAAGAAAGAGGTGCCGCCTCAAACAGCGCCACCATCATACGTACATGAGACTCCGATCACTGAGAAGACAGGTCCTCCGCAGACGTTCGTGGAAGTGCCGATATCCGTGGTACCTGGTACCGTTCAGTATGTCGATCCCTACAAG GGTCAGCAAGGCACGGTGATTGACAGCAAGGACAGCCAATCGACGCCCACCAAGAAACGCAAGCCGACATGCGCAGACGTCGTTGGCCTCATCGTGGCGATAGCTGCCTGCGTCATGTTTTTCCCGCTCGGAATACCGGCCTTTGTGCTGTCATGCTTG GCTATCAATCACAGACGAAACCACCGTGTCCAGAAGGCAAGCAAGTACACCAAGATATCTCTGGGTTTGGCCATCACCGGCATCTGTctcttcatcatcatcgtcgccACCTACGGCGCCTGGGGACATCACGTCAACGACGACTGCGAGTCTGAGAATAACTGCACCTCGGGAGGTAACAGCTTCCCGCCATGGAAGTCGAGCTCCAGCGAAAACAAGGCCGGCGAAGCTCCCGGCGACGGCGACGCCTCCGACAGCCGTGACCAGGACAACACCGCCCACGAGGTCGAAGACGATGACGACATGAACGTATAA